One segment of Mugil cephalus isolate CIBA_MC_2020 chromosome 14, CIBA_Mcephalus_1.1, whole genome shotgun sequence DNA contains the following:
- the sh3bgrl3 gene encoding SH3 domain-binding glutamic acid-rich-like protein 3 codes for MGVKLYYTTVTASRTVKSQQAEVIRILESKSIQYELVDISVGVELRDEMRSKAGDPAAVPPQLFNEDQYCGNYETFSEAVEADTVEQFLKLA; via the exons ATGGGAGTCAAACTGTACTACACCACCGTTACTGCTTCGAGGACG gtgaagTCTCAGCAGGCAGAAGTGATTCGAATCCTGGAAAGTAAGAGCATCCAGTACGAGCTCGTTGACATCTCAGTGGGCGTGGAGCTCCGGGACGAGATGAGAAGCAAAGCGGGGGACCCCGCGGCGGTCCCTCCCCAGCTTTTCAATGAAGACCAGTACTGTGGG AACTATGAAACGTTTTCCGAGGCGGTGGAAGCAGATACGGTGGAACAGTTCCTGAAGCTGGCGTGA
- the paqr7a gene encoding progestin and adipoQ receptor family member VII, a, translating into MATIVMERIGRVFISLQQIRQVPQMLTEATPSMPDTVRDSEVPHYFRERYVCSGYRKLDQNWRYYFLSLFQRHNETVNIWTHLLACLVFLAKLNKLSETVDFAGDAHSWPLLVLIVSSFIYSAFSATAHLLGGKSVLCNYCFFFLDYVGVAQYQYGSAVVHFYYAVDESLYRQVKGLFMPTATLLSCLSCLGCCFGKYANHRLPTWVRKVCQVVPSALAYIWDSSPVAMRLLSWSSTDSTIVSHFGQVAFFISCAFFFTFPLPECCFPGRCDFLGHSHQIFHLLLSCCTLCQIHASHLDYVDRRKLYARLHESGEPALFVALYAVTLVVCSLIAVVMMKKVKRVIDFKAKSK; encoded by the coding sequence ATGGCGACCATAGTGATGGAGAGGATTGGACGAGTGTTCATCAGCCTCCAGCAGATCAGGCAAGTTCCCCAGATGCTGACCGAGGCGACGCCCTCCATGCCCGACACGGTCAGGGACTCCGAGGTCCCGCACTATTTCAGGGAGCGCTACGTCTGCAGCGGCTACAGGAAGCTCGACCAGAACTGGCGCTACTACTTCCTGTCGCTGTTCCAGCGCCACAACGAGACGGTCAACATCTGGACTCACCTGCTGGCTTGTTTGGTGTTTCTGGCCAAACTGAATAAACTCTCCGAGACCGTAGACTTCGCGGGCGACGCTCATTCGTGGCCCCTGCTGGTCCTCATCGTTTCCTCCTTCATCTACTCGGCGTTCAGCGCGACGGCTCACTTGCTAGGTGGCAAGTCGGTGCTTTGCAACtactgcttcttctttcttgacTATGTCGGGGTAGCGCAGTATCAGTACGGCAGCGCCGTCGTCCACTTTTACTATGCTGTGGATGAGAGCTTGTACAGACAGGTGAAGGGCCTCTTCATGCCAACTGCCACCCTCCTCAGCTGTCTTTCATGCCTGGGCTGCTGCTTTGGCAAATACGCCAACCACAGACTGCCCACCTGGGTGCGTAAGGTGTGCCAGGTGGTGCCCTCAGCCCTCGCTTATATCTGGGACAGCAGCCCGGTGGCTATGAGACTCTTATCGTGGTCCAGCACCGACTCCACCATCGTCTCGCACTTTGGTCAGGTGGCTTTCTTTATCAGCTGtgccttcttcttcaccttcccCCTGCCAGAGTGCTGCTTCCCCGGTCGGTGCGACTTTCTGGGACACAGCCATCAGAtcttccacctccttctctcttgtTGCACCCTGTGTCAGATCCACGCCTCCCACCTGGACTACGTGGACCGTAGGAAACTGTACGCGCGTCTTCACGAGAGCGGCGAGCCGGCTCTCTTCGTGGCGCTGTATGCCGTCACCTTGGTCGTGTGTTCGCTAATTGCCGTCGTCATGATGAAGAAAGTTAAACGAGTGATTGACTTCAAAGCCAAGtccaaataa